Genomic window (Chloroflexota bacterium):
GTAAATTGAAGGGAATTATAGTAAAGAACATTTTGTTCACGGGGGATTGAGCCATGGCAACCGAGCAGGATAAAACACTGGAAGGATTGAAGACAGCGATTCAAATGGAAATCGATGGCAAACAATTTTACCTGAAAGCAGGTAAGGAAAGCAGCAACGAAGCCGGAAAGAAACTGCTGGAGTCGCTTGCTGCCGAAGAGGATATTCACCGTCAGAAATTTGAGGAGATATTCGAGTCCATCAGGGATAAAAATGCCTGGCCCAAAACAGATTTCAAGCCGGATGGAGGAAGCAACCTCAGGACGCTGTTCTCCAGGGCTACGGAGCAGGTCGGAAAGTCCATCAAGGCGCTGGATAGCGAACTGGATGCCGTCCAGACCGCAGTGAATATGGAAGCCAAAACCTACGATTTTTATATAAGCCAGCGCCAGTCCACTCCTTACCCCGCGTCCCGCGATTTTTACCAGGCGCTGGCATCACAGGAAAGAGAGCACCAGCTCATACTCCTTGATTACTACGAATTCTTGAAGAATCCGGCAGGCTGGTTTGTCAATACAGAGCATCCCATTCTGGACGGTGGCTAAAATAATAAAATGGACTGCCAGATAATTATGAATATGGAGGGAAATAGTGGCATATGAAGCCTAGAGAGATAAAACCGGGGATTTACTGGGTGGGGGCTGTGGACTGGGACAGACGACTTTTTGACGCTCTGATACCTCTTCCCGACGGGA
Coding sequences:
- a CDS encoding ferritin family protein produces the protein MATEQDKTLEGLKTAIQMEIDGKQFYLKAGKESSNEAGKKLLESLAAEEDIHRQKFEEIFESIRDKNAWPKTDFKPDGGSNLRTLFSRATEQVGKSIKALDSELDAVQTAVNMEAKTYDFYISQRQSTPYPASRDFYQALASQEREHQLILLDYYEFLKNPAGWFVNTEHPILDGG